A genomic region of Mesobacillus jeotgali contains the following coding sequences:
- the metH gene encoding methionine synthase, producing MSTLLTEQMRKKILIMDGAMGTMLQQADLTPQDFGGEEFEGCNEILNLTVPHVIENIHREYFKAGADIVETNTFGATSLVLDEYGLGHRAYEINKEAALIARKAADEASSPSQPRFVAGSMGPTTKTLSVTGGSTFDEMSASYEEQALGLIDGSVDLLLLETSQDLLNVKAAYTGIQRAFQKSGKDLPLMISATIEPMGTTLAGQSIEAFYISVQHMNPIAIGLNCATGPEFMQEHLRSLSSLSSSAVSCYPNAGLPDEEGQYHETPDTLAQKLSDFAREGWLNIVGGCCGTTPAHIKAISEKMQERLPRQTEENKLHMVSGIEPFIYDDPTLRPIMVGERTNVIGSRKFKRLVSEGKIEEAAEIARAQVKNGAHVIDICLADPDRDELHDMEAFIKEVVKKVKAPLVIDSTDDVVIEKALSYSQGKAIINSINLEDGEERFESVAGLIHKYGAAVVVGTIEEEGMGVSAERKLEIAKRSYDLLVNKYKVPAQDIIFDPLVFPVGTGDEQYIGSAKATVDGIRMIKEALPETQTILGISNVSFGLPPVGREVLNSVFLYHCTQAGLDYAIVNTEKLERFASISPEEVKMAEDLLFNTTDETLAEFTDFYRDKKKETKSTLPDMTLEERLSYYVVEGTKEGLQPDLDKALDLYPAPLDIINGPLMDGMKEVGRLFNDNQLIVAEVLQSAEVMKAAVSYLEPHMEKNDTTAAKGKVLLATVKGDVHDIGKNLVDIILSNNGYEVVDLGIKVAPTALIEAIKKENPDIIGLSGLLVKSAQQMVLTAHDMKQAGIDIPILVGGAALSRKFTDTKIAKEYDGLVLYAKDAMNGLSIANQLRETDGREQFLAEQKAKQEAAMNKPDFTPAGQKSATTVLERPKMTAKAPVFIPQDTKRHLVKSYSLSHIEPYINQQMLLGHHLGLKGRVENLIAEGNEKAVKLQEVVQSLLQEAKLKDWIKPAAVYQFFPAQSDGKRLNIFNPEQPDQILETFDFPRQEVAPGLCLADYVRSVGDSQKDYVGMFAVTAGAGIRQAAEQLKKEGRFLESHALQALALESAEGYAELIHRQIRDRWGFPDTPDMTMKDRFAAKYQGQRFSFGYPACPDLEDQRKLFNLIKPEDIGINLTDGFMMEPEASVTAIVFSHPEARYFNVLKN from the coding sequence ATGTCAACCTTGTTAACTGAGCAGATGAGAAAAAAGATCCTGATCATGGACGGAGCGATGGGGACGATGCTCCAGCAGGCAGACCTGACCCCGCAGGATTTTGGCGGTGAAGAATTTGAAGGCTGTAACGAAATCCTGAACCTGACCGTACCTCATGTGATTGAAAATATCCACCGTGAATACTTTAAGGCTGGCGCAGATATCGTTGAGACAAATACCTTTGGTGCAACTAGCCTGGTGCTGGATGAATACGGCTTGGGCCATAGAGCGTACGAAATCAACAAGGAAGCAGCCCTTATTGCCAGAAAAGCGGCAGACGAGGCATCCTCTCCCTCACAGCCCCGTTTTGTAGCTGGTTCCATGGGACCGACAACCAAAACACTAAGCGTGACCGGAGGATCAACCTTTGATGAAATGTCTGCTTCCTACGAAGAACAGGCTCTTGGCCTGATCGATGGCAGCGTTGATTTGCTGCTGCTCGAAACAAGCCAGGATTTACTGAATGTAAAAGCTGCGTATACAGGAATCCAGCGTGCATTTCAGAAAAGTGGCAAAGACCTTCCTCTCATGATCTCTGCCACAATTGAACCAATGGGCACGACACTTGCCGGCCAATCGATCGAAGCCTTTTACATTTCAGTCCAGCATATGAATCCGATCGCGATTGGATTGAATTGCGCGACCGGTCCGGAATTCATGCAGGAGCATTTGCGTTCTTTGTCCTCCCTTTCATCTTCTGCAGTCAGCTGTTATCCTAACGCTGGTCTGCCCGATGAGGAAGGCCAATATCATGAGACGCCTGATACGCTTGCTCAGAAGCTTTCTGATTTTGCCCGTGAAGGCTGGCTGAATATTGTCGGAGGCTGCTGCGGAACTACACCTGCACATATAAAGGCGATTTCAGAAAAAATGCAGGAGCGACTTCCGAGGCAAACAGAAGAAAACAAGCTGCATATGGTTTCTGGGATCGAGCCATTCATCTATGACGATCCAACACTAAGGCCTATCATGGTTGGTGAACGGACGAACGTAATCGGTTCACGAAAATTCAAGCGGCTGGTTTCCGAGGGCAAAATAGAAGAAGCCGCTGAGATTGCAAGGGCCCAGGTTAAAAACGGAGCCCATGTCATCGATATCTGCCTGGCGGACCCCGACAGAGATGAGCTTCATGACATGGAAGCATTTATTAAAGAAGTTGTTAAAAAAGTTAAGGCTCCCCTAGTAATCGATTCAACTGATGATGTAGTAATTGAAAAAGCACTGAGTTATTCCCAGGGTAAGGCAATTATCAATTCCATCAATCTAGAAGATGGTGAAGAACGATTTGAGTCGGTTGCTGGCCTTATTCACAAATATGGTGCAGCTGTAGTTGTTGGAACAATTGAAGAAGAGGGTATGGGTGTTTCCGCTGAGAGGAAATTAGAAATTGCCAAACGATCGTACGACTTGCTTGTCAATAAATATAAAGTACCGGCACAGGACATAATTTTTGATCCGCTCGTCTTCCCTGTCGGCACCGGGGATGAACAATACATTGGCTCAGCCAAAGCAACTGTTGATGGAATCAGAATGATCAAGGAAGCTCTCCCGGAAACACAAACTATCCTTGGAATTAGCAATGTTTCATTCGGCCTGCCTCCAGTAGGCCGAGAAGTATTGAATTCGGTATTTCTTTACCACTGCACCCAGGCAGGTCTCGACTATGCAATTGTGAATACGGAAAAGCTCGAGCGATTTGCTTCAATCAGTCCTGAAGAAGTCAAAATGGCTGAAGATCTGTTATTCAATACAACAGATGAGACACTTGCGGAATTCACTGATTTTTACCGTGATAAAAAGAAGGAAACAAAAAGCACCCTTCCTGATATGACACTAGAAGAAAGACTGTCCTACTATGTGGTTGAGGGTACGAAAGAAGGCCTTCAGCCAGACCTTGATAAGGCACTGGACCTCTACCCTGCCCCACTGGATATCATTAACGGGCCATTGATGGATGGAATGAAGGAAGTTGGCAGGCTGTTCAATGATAACCAGTTAATCGTAGCCGAGGTTCTTCAGAGTGCAGAAGTCATGAAGGCTGCTGTCTCTTATTTGGAGCCTCATATGGAGAAAAATGATACAACCGCTGCAAAGGGCAAGGTTCTTCTCGCCACTGTGAAAGGCGATGTCCATGATATCGGCAAAAACCTGGTGGATATCATCCTTAGCAATAATGGTTATGAGGTAGTCGATCTGGGAATCAAAGTAGCTCCAACTGCCCTCATTGAGGCAATTAAAAAGGAAAATCCGGACATCATCGGACTATCTGGCCTGCTTGTTAAATCAGCGCAGCAGATGGTGCTGACGGCTCATGATATGAAGCAAGCAGGGATAGACATTCCAATTCTTGTGGGTGGCGCTGCTTTATCAAGGAAGTTCACAGATACAAAGATTGCTAAGGAGTATGACGGGCTTGTATTATATGCAAAAGATGCGATGAACGGACTGTCCATCGCTAATCAACTCCGCGAAACGGATGGTCGTGAACAGTTTTTAGCTGAACAAAAAGCAAAACAAGAAGCTGCGATGAATAAACCGGATTTCACGCCAGCAGGACAAAAATCTGCCACAACCGTATTGGAGCGTCCCAAAATGACGGCAAAGGCTCCGGTGTTCATACCTCAGGATACGAAAAGGCATCTCGTCAAATCATACTCCCTGTCCCATATTGAACCTTATATTAACCAGCAAATGCTATTGGGGCATCATCTTGGATTAAAGGGAAGGGTAGAAAATTTGATTGCTGAAGGTAATGAAAAGGCAGTTAAGCTTCAGGAGGTTGTCCAATCCCTTTTACAGGAAGCCAAGTTAAAGGATTGGATCAAACCTGCTGCCGTTTATCAGTTCTTCCCTGCCCAGTCAGATGGAAAGAGACTTAATATTTTTAATCCTGAACAACCAGATCAAATCCTCGAAACCTTTGATTTTCCGAGACAAGAGGTTGCACCTGGATTATGCCTTGCAGATTACGTCCGCTCTGTTGGTGATAGCCAAAAGGACTACGTAGGAATGTTCGCGGTCACAGCAGGTGCAGGAATTCGCCAGGCAGCAGAACAACTAAAAAAAGAAGGGAGATTCCTGGAAAGCCATGCCCTCCAGGCACTTGCCCTTGAAAGTGCAGAAGGCTACGCTGAACTGATTCACCGCCAAATCCGCGATCGATGGGGCTTCCCGGACACACCGGATATGACAATGAAAGACCGTTTCGCCGCCAAGTATCAAGGACAGCGTTTTTCATTCGGATACCCTGCATGTCCGGATTTGGAAGATCAGCGTAAGCTTTTCAACTTGATCAAACCAGAAGACATCGGAATTAATTTGACCGACGGATTCATGATGGAACCGGAGGCATCGGTCACTGCTATCGTCTTCTCCCATCCAGAGGCCAGGTATTTCAACGTGTTGAAAAATTAG